In the Rhinoderma darwinii isolate aRhiDar2 chromosome 13, aRhiDar2.hap1, whole genome shotgun sequence genome, one interval contains:
- the LOC142666235 gene encoding zinc finger and BTB domain-containing protein 46-like, protein MNNRKEDMEIPSHYRQLLHELNEQRQHGILCDVCVIVEGKIFKAHKNVLLGSSRYFKTLYCQVQKSSEQTTVTQLDIVTAQGFKAIIDFMYSAHLALTSKNVIEVMSAASYLQMTDIVQACHSFIKAALDISIKSETSDELVDYDMGAPSSSAEALLSAVVAGRSISPWLARRTSPANSSGDSAIASCHEGGSNYGKEDAEQKADSQDEVSSVWPGDVCYGPMRIKEEQVSPSRYRANKGNPGNIYIEQGDGWPHSGRRKNRKNKETVRHITQQMVENCRTGSPEPSFISSTQWQYSNQDNSGDDVTVIEPGSSDSREERVDLYSQGEESLQGGEPNYLPHTLGLEKDNHPQVTSVSNLRSALLSKNSLLSLKADVLGEESSLLFEYLPKGTHSLSLNEFTVIRKKFKCPYCSFSAMHQCILKRHMRSHTGERPYPCEICGKKFTRREHMKRHTLRLSSQLPRQTSDLTEEILAEK, encoded by the exons ATGAATAATCGTAAAGAGGACATGGAGATCCCGTCCCACTACCGGCAGCTTCTACACGAGCTGAACGAGCAGCGGCAACATGGCATTCTCTGCGACGTCTGCGTCATCGTGGAGGGGAAGATCTTCAAGGCGCACAAGAACGTCCTGCTGGGCAGCAGCCGCTACTTCAAGACCCTCTACTGTCAGGTACAGAAGTCGTCCGAACAGACCACCGTCACCCAACTAGACATTGTCACCGCCCAGGGCTTCAAGGCCATCATAGACTTCATGTACTCCGCCCACTTAGCGCTGACCAGTAAGAACGTCATCGAGGTGATGTCGGCAGCCAGCTACCTCCAGATGACGGACATCGTCCAGGCCTGCCACAGCTTTATCAAGGCGGCTCTGGACATCAGCATAAAATCCGAGACTTCTGATGAACTCGTAGACTATGATATGGGCGCCCCGTCCAGCAGTGCAGAGGCCCTGCTGTCCGCCGTGGTGGCCGGGCGGAGTATCTCACCGTGGCTGGCCAGAAGGACGAGCCCGGCCAACTCGTCGGGAGACTCCGCCATCGCCAGCTGTCACGAAGGCGGCAGCAATTACGGCAAGGAGGACGCCGAACAGAAAGCGGACAGTCAGGACGAGGTGTCTTCTGTATGGCCGGGGGATGTGTGCTATGGACCCATGCGGATCAAGGAGGAGCAGGTCTCCCCGTCCCGTTATAGAGCCAATAAAGGGAACCCAGGAAACATCTACATAGAGCAAGGGGACGGCTGGCCGCACTCGGGGCGCAGGAAGAACCGCAAGAATAAAGAGACGGTCAGACACATCACACAACAAATGGTGGAGAACTGCAGAACGGGGTCCCCGGAGCCGTCCTTCATCTCCAGCACGCAGTGGCAGTACAGCAACCAGGACAATTCCG GTGACGACGTGACGGTGATAGAGCCGGGCAGCTCCGACAGCCGGGAGGAACGAGTAGACCTGTACTCGCAAGGAGAAGAGTCCTTACAAGGCGGGGAACCCAATTACTTACCTCACACGCTGGGTCTGGAGAAAGACAATCACCCACAGGTCACCAGCGTGTCCAACCTACGCAGCGCCCTCCTGAGCAAGAACAGCCTGCTCTCTCTCAAGGCCGACGTCCTGGGCGAGGAAAGTTCTTTGCTTTTTGAATACCTGCCCAAAGGTACCCACTCGCTCTCTC TGAACGAGTTCACGGTTATCCGGAAGAAGTTCAAGTGTCCGTACTGCAGCTTCTCCGCCATGCACCAATGCATCCTGAAAAGACACATGCGATCGCATACGGGGGAGCGACCATATCCCTGCGAGATCTGCGGCAAGAAGTTTACAAGGAGAGAACACATGAAGCGTCACACCCTG